A genomic region of Zea mays cultivar B73 chromosome 6, Zm-B73-REFERENCE-NAM-5.0, whole genome shotgun sequence contains the following coding sequences:
- the LOC103630525 gene encoding leucine-rich repeat protein 1, producing the protein MEVTGTRRALPITAFALMAMALASLEPVLAGRDGDALTALRKGLEDPDGALTDWDPNLVDPCTWFHVVCDGDNRVIRLDLGRLNLSGPLAPELGQLDQLQYMEIFGNSISGSIPSEFGSLVNLISLDLSSNSISGAIPAALGNAKSLKFLRLDHNRLTGPIPRELAGLPNLGIVDFSNNDLCGAIPTDGAFQNIPRSSFDNNPRLHEGGEFEPNC; encoded by the exons ATGGAGGTCACAGGCACGAGGAGAGCCTTGCCGATCACCGCATTCGCCCTCATGGCGATGGCTCTGGCGTCCCTGGAGCCGGTGCTGGCAGGCAGGGACGGCGACGCGCTGACGGCGCTACGCAAGGGCCTGGAGGACCCCGACGGCGCGCTCACGGACTGGGACCCGAACCTGGTGGACCCGTGCACGTGGTTTCACGTCGTGTGTGACGGCGATAACCGCGTCATCCGCCT GGATCTTGGGAGACTGAACCTGTCGGGTCCTCTGGCACCCGAGCTGGGACAACTGGATCAGCTGCAATACAT GGAAATTTTCGGGAACAGCATCAGTGGATCAATCCCATCAGAGTTCGGTAGCTTGGTGAACCTGATCAGCCTGGACCTGTCCAGCAACAGCATCTCAGGAGCTATACCCGCAGCGCTCGGGAACGCCAAGTCCCTGAAGTTCCT GCGTTTGGATCACAATCGCCTGACGGGGCCGATCCCAAGGGAGCTTGCTGGGCTGCCCAATCTTGGAATTGT AGATTTCTCCAACAACGACCTTTGTGGCGCGATCCCGACAGACGGAGCATTCCAGAACATTCCCCGTAGCAG CTTCGACAACAACCCGCGGCTGCATGAGGGAGGCGAGTTTGAACCCAACTGCTAG